The Hymenobacter sp. GOD-10R genome includes a window with the following:
- a CDS encoding sce7726 family protein yields MNDPEIRALLYPLLQDGVYVDELPTGTTRADVVHITPTFMHCYEVKGDADTLKRVLPQLKCYGVVYDLVTFVVTERHVEKLLPMLPAWVGVMVASAEGVRTHRPALYNSAVERAHLAGLLLREEVQQYLMTLGLKGASQLRRRELVRILAQTHSIPLSGLAQFVRERLIARMPQRLQNRAERKAERQRIAARRRKRKKHKAAAAVKQR; encoded by the coding sequence ATGAACGATCCTGAAATTCGTGCGCTACTTTACCCGCTGCTGCAAGACGGCGTGTACGTAGATGAGCTGCCCACCGGCACCACCCGCGCCGACGTGGTGCACATTACGCCCACGTTTATGCACTGCTACGAGGTGAAGGGCGACGCGGACACGCTCAAGCGGGTGCTGCCGCAGCTCAAATGCTACGGCGTGGTCTACGACTTGGTCACGTTCGTGGTAACGGAAAGACACGTGGAGAAGCTGCTGCCCATGCTGCCAGCCTGGGTCGGGGTGATGGTCGCGTCGGCGGAGGGCGTACGTACGCATCGGCCTGCTTTGTACAATTCGGCGGTCGAGCGGGCGCACTTAGCAGGCTTGCTCCTGCGCGAAGAGGTGCAGCAATACCTCATGACCCTAGGCCTGAAGGGCGCCAGCCAGCTAAGGCGGCGGGAACTGGTCCGCATCCTAGCCCAAACGCATTCAATCCCGCTTTCGGGCTTAGCGCAATTTGTACGCGAACGACTCATTGCCCGCATGCCTCAGCGCCTCCAGAACCGCGCCGAACGCAAGGCAGAGCGCCAACGAATAGCAGCCCGTCGGCGCAAACGCAAGAAGCACAAAGCGGCAGCTGCTGTCAAACAGCGCTAG
- a CDS encoding T9SS type A sorting domain-containing protein: protein MIRNILLLCLPLLVVGAQVSAQNGCTDSRASNYSAGATVNDGSCQYTATSTLLLTKAPLPSAVIESSGLQYTDQRLWTFNDSGNDPILYRLDPNLATIQQQVRVSNFINVDWEDIAADAQYLYIGDFGNNNGDRRDLRILRVRKAAIGTGTTEEVAAEAIQFSYPDQTNFNPGTNNHNFDCEAFFFANDSLHLFTKNWADLKTTYYTVPATPGTHVARRRGSFNVNGLITAADLNAAGTEASLLGYNQNTGATFLWLLFDFPSTSFLQGNKRRIELPNALTIGQAEGLTFTSRYTMLLSNERVSVGPLTIPARLYELNASQWLAPVITTANKQSQLNSFTLFPNPASRTLHIQSQEGFAPNTSVVLQDLQGQTVLTSTLASGNLDHTIDIQPVAAGTYLLRIQSDKVVFVRKLAVQ from the coding sequence ATGATCAGAAATATACTCCTACTTTGCCTGCCTTTATTAGTGGTCGGAGCACAAGTCAGCGCCCAAAACGGCTGCACCGATTCTAGGGCCTCCAACTACAGTGCAGGCGCAACAGTCAACGATGGTTCCTGCCAGTACACGGCTACCTCCACCTTGCTACTCACCAAAGCACCACTGCCGAGCGCAGTGATTGAAAGCTCCGGCTTGCAGTACACCGACCAGCGCCTGTGGACGTTCAACGATAGCGGCAACGACCCCATCCTCTATCGCCTCGACCCCAACCTAGCTACCATTCAGCAGCAGGTGCGCGTTAGCAATTTCATCAACGTGGACTGGGAAGATATTGCGGCTGATGCGCAGTACCTCTACATCGGCGACTTCGGCAACAACAACGGTGACCGGCGCGACCTGCGTATTCTGCGCGTCCGCAAAGCGGCCATCGGCACGGGTACCACGGAAGAGGTGGCGGCAGAGGCTATCCAGTTCAGCTACCCCGACCAAACCAACTTCAACCCCGGCACCAACAACCACAACTTTGATTGTGAGGCTTTTTTCTTCGCCAACGACTCACTGCACCTGTTCACGAAGAACTGGGCCGACCTGAAGACTACCTACTACACCGTGCCCGCCACGCCTGGTACGCACGTTGCTCGCCGCCGGGGTAGCTTCAACGTTAACGGCCTAATTACCGCCGCCGACCTCAACGCGGCCGGCACCGAAGCTAGCTTACTTGGCTACAACCAGAACACCGGCGCTACCTTCCTGTGGCTGCTATTCGATTTCCCGAGTACTAGCTTTTTGCAGGGCAATAAAAGGAGAATAGAGCTTCCGAACGCGCTGACCATCGGGCAGGCCGAAGGCCTCACGTTCACGAGTCGCTATACGATGTTGTTGTCCAACGAGCGGGTGTCGGTGGGGCCACTTACCATTCCGGCGCGACTCTACGAGCTGAACGCCAGTCAGTGGCTAGCCCCTGTTATCACCACGGCTAATAAGCAGTCGCAACTCAACAGCTTCACACTCTTTCCAAACCCTGCCAGTCGCACGCTACACATTCAGAGCCAGGAAGGATTTGCTCCTAATACCAGCGTTGTACTTCAAGACCTTCAAGGGCAAACCGTTTTGACCTCTACTCTTGCTTCCGGCAACCTCGATCATACCATTGACATTCAACCGGTTGCTGCAGGAACTTATTTACTAAGAATTCAGTCCGACAAAGTTGTTTTCGTAAGAAAACTAGCAGTACAGTGA
- a CDS encoding cupin domain-containing protein, whose product MRAVVYSNVLPMQRRDFLFLSAVAPVWPYAPSWLGAFAARPGSEPPKRSVLVRDHADRSNEPFKFLDATFFVKVSGKDTEGRCVIFDTLRPAKVGPVLHTHHNCDEWFQVLEGEFKFQAGEEFMRLKAGDTLLVPRDMQHAFVKTSEGTARLIVMHQPAGTMEEFFRTASKMADQSQQARQALAEAHDIHYVGPPLTPD is encoded by the coding sequence ATGCGTGCCGTCGTGTACTCCAACGTATTGCCTATGCAACGCCGTGACTTCCTTTTTCTGTCTGCTGTAGCGCCGGTATGGCCGTATGCGCCATCTTGGTTGGGGGCGTTCGCTGCACGCCCAGGGAGTGAGCCGCCTAAGAGAAGCGTCTTGGTGCGCGACCACGCCGACCGTTCGAATGAGCCCTTCAAATTTCTGGATGCTACCTTTTTCGTCAAAGTATCGGGAAAAGATACGGAGGGTCGCTGTGTTATTTTCGACACACTTCGGCCAGCGAAAGTAGGTCCAGTATTGCACACCCATCATAACTGCGACGAGTGGTTTCAGGTGCTAGAGGGCGAATTTAAATTTCAGGCGGGAGAAGAGTTCATGCGGCTCAAAGCCGGCGACACACTGCTGGTACCCCGCGACATGCAGCATGCCTTTGTCAAGACGAGCGAAGGGACTGCGCGTCTGATTGTGATGCACCAGCCGGCTGGTACGATGGAGGAGTTCTTCCGAACGGCTAGCAAGATGGCCGACCAAAGCCAACAAGCCCGGCAGGCACTAGCCGAGGCGCATGATATTCATTACGTGGGGCCGCCCCTAACGCCTGACTGA
- a CDS encoding endo-1,4-beta-xylanase, with protein sequence MRAKKKLIYIALTGLGLGFVQKSAPTLKDTFKDDFYVGAALNYRQISGQDAKATALIKQQFNTISPENLLKWEAVHPQPGKYNFKPADDYVAFGQQNKMFIIGHTLMWHQQTPKWVFEDEKGQPASREVLLKHLEEHINTVVGRYKGKIGGWDVVNEAIDDQQGELRKTKWLEILGEDFAAKAFEYAHKADPKAQLYYNDYSLYRPEKREGVIKLVKGLQAKGIKVTAIGMQGHYGLTKPSIEQVEASIVAFAKLGVHVNFTELDIDVLPNPSKRQGADIAETFSADEKYNVYTSGLPDSVQQKLTQRYADLFALFHKHRDVIDRITLWGVTDADSWLNDWPIRGRTSYPLLFDRSYQPKPALQAVLQAVKKDKI encoded by the coding sequence ATGAGAGCCAAAAAAAAACTGATTTATATTGCCCTAACAGGCCTAGGTTTAGGCTTTGTGCAGAAGTCCGCGCCCACGCTGAAAGATACGTTCAAAGATGATTTTTATGTCGGCGCGGCCCTCAACTACCGACAGATTAGCGGCCAGGATGCCAAAGCTACGGCGCTGATCAAGCAGCAGTTTAACACCATCAGCCCCGAGAACCTGCTGAAGTGGGAAGCAGTGCATCCGCAACCCGGCAAGTACAACTTCAAGCCCGCCGACGACTACGTGGCCTTCGGGCAGCAAAACAAGATGTTCATCATCGGCCACACACTCATGTGGCACCAACAAACGCCTAAGTGGGTGTTTGAGGACGAAAAAGGCCAGCCCGCCAGCCGCGAAGTGCTCCTAAAGCATTTGGAAGAGCATATTAACACCGTTGTTGGCCGCTACAAAGGCAAGATCGGCGGCTGGGATGTAGTGAACGAAGCCATTGACGATCAGCAAGGCGAGTTGCGCAAAACCAAGTGGCTGGAGATCCTAGGGGAAGACTTCGCCGCCAAAGCCTTTGAGTACGCGCATAAAGCCGACCCGAAAGCTCAGTTGTATTATAACGATTACAGCCTATATCGTCCCGAGAAGCGCGAGGGTGTGATTAAGCTCGTAAAAGGCTTACAGGCTAAGGGCATCAAAGTAACCGCCATCGGCATGCAAGGCCATTACGGGCTGACCAAACCGAGCATCGAGCAAGTGGAAGCCAGCATTGTGGCCTTTGCCAAGCTCGGGGTCCATGTGAACTTCACGGAGCTCGATATCGACGTATTGCCTAATCCTAGCAAGCGTCAGGGCGCCGATATCGCCGAGACCTTCAGCGCGGATGAGAAATACAACGTGTACACCAGCGGGCTACCTGATTCGGTGCAGCAGAAGCTCACCCAGCGCTACGCCGACTTGTTCGCCTTGTTCCACAAGCACCGCGACGTGATTGACCGCATTACGCTGTGGGGCGTCACCGATGCCGATTCCTGGTTGAACGACTGGCCCATTCGAGGTCGTACTAGTTACCCGTTGCTATTTGACCGCTCCTACCAGCCCAAGCCTGCTCTTCAAGCAGTGCTCCAAGCAGTTAAGAAGGATAAAATTTAA
- a CDS encoding cupin domain-containing protein: protein MDATFLVKVSEKDTEGRCVIFDTLRPEKVGPALHKHDNCDEWFQVLEGEFKFQAGEEIMRLKVGDTLLVPRGTAHAFVKTSEGAGRLIVMHQPAARMEEYFRTASKLKDQSVEGRRALAASYGTQFVGPALKPD, encoded by the coding sequence ATGGATGCCACTTTCTTGGTCAAAGTGTCGGAGAAAGATACGGAGGGCCGTTGTGTGATTTTCGACACGCTCCGGCCCGAGAAAGTAGGTCCTGCTTTGCACAAGCACGACAACTGTGATGAATGGTTTCAGGTGCTGGAGGGCGAGTTCAAGTTTCAGGCGGGAGAAGAGATAATGCGCTTAAAAGTCGGCGACACGTTGCTGGTGCCGCGGGGCACTGCGCACGCCTTTGTGAAAACCAGCGAGGGCGCGGGCCGCTTAATTGTGATGCACCAACCCGCCGCGAGAATGGAAGAGTATTTTCGCACGGCAAGCAAGCTGAAGGATCAAAGCGTTGAGGGACGTAGAGCGCTGGCGGCATCCTACGGCACTCAATTCGTAGGACCCGCCTTGAAGCCGGACTGA
- a CDS encoding glycosyl hydrolase 115 family protein, giving the protein MVLSRIGRWLPRLRVLTFLLVAGFTVSASQAAWAIDGTSYVTSKKQKASFTLEAAGKAAPLYASASDWPGVLRAAKDLQTDINRVTTVTPTLTTDKAPTGKEVVLIGTIGKSPLIDQLVRDKKLDVSNVAGKWEVFVEQIVEKPMPGVDRALVIAGSDKRGTIYGIYDLSQQMGVSPWYWWADVPTQPQQALYVSAGRHTQGEPKVKYRGIFLNDEAPALSGWAKEKFGGINSKMYVHVFELLLRLKGNYLWPAMWGNAFNDDDKQSPVLADEYGIVMGTSHHEPMLRAQQEWKRYGKGAWNYQTNDSTLRNFWRQGIRNMGTHESIVTVGMRGDGDEPMSEGSNIALLEKIVADQRKILGEETHKPASQTPQLWALYKEVQDYYDKGMRVPDDVTLLLCDDNWGNLRKLPKLSDKPRKGGYGIYYHFDYVGGPRNYKWLNTNPLPRIWEQMHLAYEYGVDQIWIVNVGDLKPVELPISFFLDYAWNPDNIKADQVAAYTQQWAAQQFGEKHAADIADILAKYAKYNARRKPELLDANTYSLATGEWATVVNEYQQLLTRAEAINQKLPAASRDAYFELVLHPVQACANLNELYYTVARNREAAKTGASTTNALADKAKALFDKDVAIKDHYHSLTGGKWNHMMDQTHIGYTYWQQPPIDKMPDVVTLSPDKITAAAEPTAPVPYASNQLVSIDAEHYTQAVNTSPISWQRLPDLGRTAGAVTTFPVTAAPTTAPGGTSPHLEYRISLAQAGPVTVQAYLAPTLDFTNSQGLRYAVSFDDEAPQIINLHTGMVADNGNRPWEKAVAENIILKTSQHTLAKPGEHVLKFWRVDAGVVLEKLVVDQGGLKPSYLGPPENFPKAAGAKAPASEAKGSVGKR; this is encoded by the coding sequence ATGGTTCTGTCACGTATTGGCCGGTGGTTGCCCCGGCTTAGAGTTCTGACTTTCCTGCTAGTAGCGGGCTTCACGGTGAGTGCCTCGCAGGCCGCGTGGGCAATTGATGGTACCTCGTACGTCACGTCGAAGAAGCAGAAAGCTAGCTTCACACTGGAAGCGGCTGGTAAAGCCGCGCCGCTCTACGCCAGCGCCAGCGACTGGCCGGGCGTGCTGCGAGCCGCGAAGGATTTGCAAACGGATATCAACCGCGTGACGACGGTCACGCCTACACTGACCACTGATAAAGCGCCCACGGGCAAAGAAGTGGTACTGATCGGTACTATCGGCAAGAGCCCGCTCATCGACCAGCTCGTGCGCGACAAGAAGCTTGATGTGTCGAACGTAGCCGGTAAGTGGGAGGTGTTTGTCGAGCAGATCGTGGAGAAGCCAATGCCAGGTGTAGACCGGGCCTTGGTTATTGCGGGCAGCGATAAGCGGGGCACTATTTACGGTATCTACGACCTGTCGCAGCAGATGGGCGTGTCGCCGTGGTACTGGTGGGCCGACGTGCCCACCCAGCCGCAGCAGGCGCTGTACGTATCAGCCGGGCGGCATACACAGGGTGAGCCCAAGGTGAAGTACCGGGGCATTTTCCTGAACGATGAAGCGCCCGCGCTATCAGGCTGGGCGAAGGAAAAATTCGGCGGCATCAACTCCAAGATGTACGTGCATGTGTTTGAGTTGCTATTGCGCTTGAAAGGCAACTACCTGTGGCCGGCTATGTGGGGCAACGCCTTTAATGACGACGACAAGCAGAGCCCAGTGTTAGCCGACGAATACGGCATCGTGATGGGCACCTCGCACCACGAGCCCATGCTCCGCGCTCAGCAGGAGTGGAAGCGCTACGGCAAGGGAGCTTGGAACTACCAGACCAATGATAGTACGCTGCGTAACTTCTGGCGCCAAGGCATCCGGAACATGGGCACCCACGAAAGCATCGTGACCGTGGGCATGCGCGGCGACGGCGACGAGCCGATGTCGGAAGGAAGCAACATTGCCCTGCTGGAGAAAATTGTGGCCGATCAGCGCAAAATCTTGGGCGAGGAAACCCATAAGCCTGCTAGCCAAACCCCGCAGCTCTGGGCCCTCTACAAGGAAGTGCAGGACTACTACGACAAAGGCATGCGCGTACCCGACGACGTGACCTTGCTGCTCTGCGACGACAACTGGGGTAACCTCCGCAAGCTGCCTAAGCTAAGTGACAAGCCTCGGAAGGGTGGTTACGGTATTTACTATCACTTCGACTACGTGGGTGGTCCGCGCAATTACAAGTGGCTCAATACCAATCCGCTGCCACGCATCTGGGAACAAATGCACCTAGCTTATGAGTACGGCGTCGACCAGATCTGGATTGTGAACGTGGGCGACCTGAAGCCAGTAGAGCTGCCCATCAGTTTCTTCCTCGACTACGCCTGGAACCCCGACAACATCAAGGCGGACCAAGTGGCGGCGTATACCCAGCAATGGGCCGCGCAGCAATTCGGCGAGAAGCACGCCGCCGACATTGCCGACATTCTGGCCAAGTACGCCAAGTACAACGCCCGCCGCAAGCCCGAACTGCTGGATGCCAATACGTACAGCCTAGCTACTGGCGAGTGGGCCACTGTCGTAAACGAATATCAACAACTGCTAACCCGCGCCGAAGCCATCAACCAGAAGCTGCCCGCTGCCAGTCGGGATGCCTATTTCGAGTTGGTGTTGCACCCTGTGCAGGCGTGCGCCAACCTGAATGAGCTGTATTACACTGTCGCCCGCAACCGCGAAGCCGCCAAGACTGGCGCTTCTACAACCAATGCGCTTGCTGACAAAGCGAAAGCCCTGTTTGATAAGGATGTAGCGATTAAAGATCATTACCATTCGTTAACTGGGGGCAAGTGGAACCACATGATGGACCAAACGCACATTGGGTATACGTATTGGCAGCAACCACCAATCGACAAAATGCCGGACGTGGTAACTCTGTCGCCGGACAAAATCACGGCTGCTGCGGAGCCAACTGCTCCGGTGCCCTATGCTAGCAACCAACTCGTTTCGATTGATGCGGAGCACTATACCCAAGCGGTAAATACCAGCCCCATCAGCTGGCAGCGTCTGCCCGACCTAGGTCGCACGGCGGGCGCCGTCACCACGTTCCCGGTTACGGCCGCGCCCACTACTGCACCGGGCGGCACGAGTCCGCACTTGGAGTATCGCATCTCGCTCGCCCAAGCTGGGCCCGTAACTGTGCAGGCCTACCTAGCTCCGACGCTGGATTTCACCAACAGTCAAGGCTTGCGCTACGCCGTGTCGTTTGATGACGAAGCGCCACAAATTATCAATCTGCATACCGGCATGGTCGCCGACAATGGCAATCGGCCCTGGGAAAAAGCAGTAGCGGAGAATATCATTCTCAAAACCTCGCAACATACATTGGCCAAACCCGGCGAGCATGTGCTGAAGTTTTGGCGCGTGGACGCCGGCGTGGTGCTAGAAAAGTTAGTAGTCGACCAGGGTGGCCTGAAGCCTAGCTACCTAGGTCCGCCGGAAAACTTCCCTAAAGCAGCTGGTGCGAAAGCGCCCGCATCGGAGGCGAAGGGTAGTGTAGGGAAGCGCTAA